Proteins from a single region of Companilactobacillus farciminis KCTC 3681 = DSM 20184:
- a CDS encoding IS3 family transposase, with protein MKQQHRLAYQAIKEVSQNNHGAITVLLRVVGVSRQAYSKYWTRTETEKELQDKLLKERIMYWYELNTKTIGAGKILINLLADNQITFKVSLKQVKRLMRELDIKCQSRIKKHNRSKQKEIYIQDNVLNQNFEVTGPNQVWLCDSTEIPYGLNGEYKVRLSGVLDLYGRYLISSNISLTETSAAEIIVFQRAFTKAGNVCPMVHTDRGSAFTSLSFGNFLDEHGVIRSMSRPGTPYDNSPMERWWSEFKLRWMNRHPMPKTYKELVKLVNEGIHYFNHINRSQTINGHTPAEHWDMAI; from the coding sequence GTGAAACAACAACATAGATTGGCTTACCAGGCAATAAAGGAAGTCAGTCAAAATAATCATGGAGCCATAACCGTTTTACTGCGCGTTGTCGGTGTTAGCCGACAAGCATATAGCAAATACTGGACTCGTACAGAAACGGAAAAGGAACTTCAAGATAAGCTATTAAAAGAACGTATTATGTACTGGTACGAATTAAATACTAAGACTATTGGTGCAGGCAAGATATTGATTAACCTATTAGCGGATAATCAAATCACATTTAAGGTTTCACTTAAACAAGTGAAACGTTTAATGAGAGAATTAGACATTAAATGTCAGTCTAGAATCAAGAAACACAATCGTTCTAAACAAAAAGAGATTTATATACAAGATAATGTACTGAATCAAAATTTCGAGGTAACGGGACCTAATCAAGTCTGGTTATGTGACTCAACAGAAATTCCTTACGGCTTAAACGGCGAATATAAAGTCCGTTTGAGTGGAGTTTTAGACCTCTACGGTCGTTATTTAATTTCAAGTAATATCAGCCTTACAGAAACTTCAGCAGCTGAAATAATTGTATTTCAACGTGCATTTACAAAAGCTGGTAATGTGTGTCCGATGGTCCATACGGACCGCGGATCAGCGTTTACGTCATTATCATTTGGAAATTTTTTAGATGAACATGGCGTTATTAGAAGTATGTCAAGACCAGGTACACCGTACGATAATTCACCAATGGAACGTTGGTGGAGTGAATTCAAATTACGTTGGATGAATCGCCATCCAATGCCTAAGACTTACAAAGAACTAGTCAAACTTGTCAACGAAGGAATTCACTATTTCAATCATATAAACAGATCACAAACAATAAATGGCCATACCCCAGCAGAACACTGGGATATGGCCATCTAA
- the cas2 gene encoding CRISPR-associated endonuclease Cas2, with amino-acid sequence MRMLCMFDLPVDTPQERRQYRIFRKELLRNGFTMLQYSVYYRAVQNRAAGKRYETAIKRFLPVHGEVRLFSVSEKQFNDMQILVGSRSNQETIVGSKELVII; translated from the coding sequence ATGAGAATGTTATGTATGTTTGATTTACCCGTTGATACTCCGCAAGAACGTCGTCAATATCGTATTTTCCGTAAAGAATTGTTGAGAAATGGCTTCACAATGTTGCAGTATTCAGTTTATTATCGTGCGGTTCAAAATCGTGCTGCTGGTAAAAGGTATGAAACTGCTATTAAAAGGTTTTTACCCGTACATGGGGAAGTGAGATTATTTTCAGTCAGTGAGAAGCAATTCAATGATATGCAGATTTTAGTCGGTTCCAGAAGTAATCAGGAAACCATAGTCGGTAGTAAGGAATTGGTGATTATATGA
- a CDS encoding ACT domain-containing protein: protein MKAILTVIGHDHVGIVAKVSTKLAELNVNIIDISQTLMHENFTMMMMVTLDNSTQFDTVQQELAGLGQETGLDIRIQRQEIFDAIQKL from the coding sequence ATGAAGGCAATTTTGACAGTAATTGGTCATGATCACGTTGGTATCGTGGCTAAAGTTTCAACTAAGTTGGCTGAATTGAACGTTAATATTATTGATATTTCGCAAACTTTGATGCACGAGAATTTTACAATGATGATGATGGTAACGCTCGATAACTCAACTCAATTTGACACGGTACAACAAGAGTTAGCTGGTCTTGGTCAAGAAACCGGTTTGGATATTCGCATTCAACGTCAAGAAATTTTCGATGCGATTCAAAAACTTTAG
- a CDS encoding PFL family protein, with product METNSILETIQMVSEEKLDIRTITMGISLFDCIDSDGKKARQKIYNKLTTKAKDLVKVANQIEAEYGIPIVNKRISVTPISLIAAASDDKDYVEFAKTMDKAATDLGVDLIGGFSALVQKGYQSGDIKLINSLPQALTETSRVCGSVNVGSTRSGINLDAVQKMGTVIKDLAKVDPVNCMSLVVFANAVEDNPFMAGAFHGVGEADCVINVGISGPGVVKNALEKVKGQPIDVVSETIKKTTFKVTRMGQFVGNVASKALGVPFGIVDLSLAPTPNEGDSVAEILEEIGLESVGAPGTTAALALLNDAVKKGGVMACEHVGGLSGAFIPVSEDAEMIRAVTAGRLNIEKLEAMTAVCSVGLDMIAIPGDTTAETISGMIADEAAIGVINNKTTAVRIIPATGKKVGDEVEFGGLFGKAPVMAVNTNSPADFIHRGGRIPAPIHSFKN from the coding sequence ATGGAAACTAATTCGATTTTAGAAACAATCCAGATGGTCTCTGAAGAAAAGCTGGATATTAGAACGATTACCATGGGAATTTCTCTGTTTGATTGTATCGACAGCGATGGTAAGAAGGCTCGTCAAAAAATCTACAACAAATTGACTACTAAAGCTAAGGACTTAGTCAAGGTAGCTAACCAAATTGAAGCTGAATACGGCATTCCCATCGTCAACAAGCGTATTTCAGTAACGCCGATTTCTCTGATTGCGGCCGCTTCTGATGATAAAGATTACGTTGAATTTGCCAAAACTATGGACAAAGCTGCGACAGACTTAGGTGTTGACTTGATTGGTGGTTTCTCAGCACTCGTTCAAAAGGGTTATCAATCTGGCGATATCAAATTGATCAACTCACTGCCACAAGCTTTGACGGAAACTAGTCGTGTCTGTGGTTCAGTCAATGTCGGTTCAACTCGTTCTGGAATCAACTTGGATGCGGTTCAAAAGATGGGTACAGTCATCAAAGATCTTGCCAAAGTTGATCCAGTAAATTGTATGAGTCTAGTTGTTTTTGCCAATGCGGTTGAAGATAATCCATTTATGGCAGGGGCTTTCCACGGTGTTGGTGAAGCTGACTGTGTAATCAATGTTGGTATTAGTGGTCCCGGTGTTGTTAAGAACGCTTTGGAAAAAGTTAAAGGTCAACCAATCGATGTTGTATCTGAAACTATCAAGAAGACAACCTTCAAAGTAACTAGAATGGGTCAATTCGTCGGTAACGTGGCTTCTAAGGCCTTAGGCGTACCATTTGGTATCGTAGACTTGTCTCTTGCTCCAACGCCTAATGAGGGTGATTCTGTAGCCGAGATTCTTGAAGAAATCGGTTTGGAAAGTGTCGGAGCTCCAGGAACAACTGCCGCTTTAGCTTTACTAAATGACGCAGTTAAAAAAGGTGGCGTCATGGCTTGTGAACACGTCGGTGGTTTGTCAGGTGCCTTCATCCCTGTTTCTGAAGATGCTGAAATGATTCGTGCTGTAACGGCTGGTCGTTTGAACATCGAAAAACTCGAAGCAATGACAGCTGTTTGTTCAGTTGGTTTGGACATGATTGCTATTCCTGGTGACACGACTGCTGAAACTATCAGTGGTATGATTGCCGACGAAGCTGCTATCGGTGTTATCAACAATAAGACAACAGCGGTAAGAATTATTCCCGCTACTGGTAAAAAAGTTGGTGATGAAGTTGAGTTCGGTGGCTTGTTTGGAAAAGCTCCAGTTATGGCAGTTAATACCAATTCACCAGCTGATTTCATTCATCGTGGTGGTCGGATCCCAGCACCAATTCATTCATTCAAAAATTAA
- a CDS encoding ABC-F family ATP-binding cassette domain-containing protein: protein MILLQAQNITKNFGTKKLFSNVSFEIQDNSRIGLVGRNGVGKSTLLKIISDQESYNSGNIALKKDTNIGYLAQDSGLNNDSKIFDELEHVFDYLKAQEKKMRALEEKLANPNVDNYDDILKQYDQLQNTFRQENGYSYQSEIRSVLKGFGFDEDVWQDKISTLSGGERSRLAMAKMLLEHQDILLLDEPTNHLDINTVEWLESYLKGYKGALVIVSHDQYFLDKVVNEIVEINQHSSTHYSGNYTFYLQEKKKNQEVAWKHYEEQQAEIKRTEEYIQKNIVRASTTKMAQSRRKKLEHMDVLDRPGSDQGSVHFSFEIDKESGNDVLLVKDAAIGYDDRIMSEPINLDVKKGERVGIIGPNGIGKSTFLKSILGKIPMIKGTSQFGANVQVGYYDQNLKGLDPKKDVLHEIWDLYPRLDEQIIRKKLGAFLFSGDDVLKPVAGLSGGEKARLTLTKLSMEHDNFLIMDEPTNHLDIDSKEVLEDALKEFPGTVLFVSHDRYLLNTLANRIVDIGEHGSKIYLGDYDYYVEKTSDTPVVEETKKAPTVSEKKMEYQQSKEQQKQERKLRRQVEDLENQIAELEEKNAAIQKEMTKDENLTSYSKLADLQKELDENKAKQDEIEEEWTNKSIELEDFNS from the coding sequence TTGATTTTATTACAAGCACAAAACATTACCAAAAATTTTGGAACGAAGAAACTCTTTTCAAATGTCAGTTTCGAAATTCAAGACAATAGTCGTATCGGCCTCGTTGGTCGCAATGGTGTAGGTAAATCTACCCTATTAAAAATCATCTCTGACCAAGAGAGCTACAACAGTGGCAATATTGCACTCAAAAAAGACACCAATATTGGCTACTTAGCTCAGGACTCAGGATTAAATAATGACAGTAAAATTTTTGATGAATTGGAGCACGTCTTTGACTACCTCAAAGCTCAGGAAAAAAAGATGCGCGCTTTGGAAGAAAAATTGGCCAATCCTAATGTCGACAACTATGACGATATTTTGAAACAATACGACCAACTCCAAAATACTTTCCGCCAAGAAAATGGCTACAGCTATCAGTCTGAAATCAGAAGTGTCCTCAAGGGGTTCGGCTTTGATGAAGATGTTTGGCAAGACAAGATTTCGACCCTATCCGGTGGTGAGAGATCTCGTTTGGCGATGGCTAAAATGCTTTTAGAACATCAGGATATCTTATTATTGGATGAACCGACTAACCATTTGGATATCAATACTGTTGAATGGCTAGAAAGCTATCTTAAAGGCTACAAAGGCGCTTTAGTAATCGTATCTCATGATCAGTACTTCCTAGACAAAGTCGTTAACGAAATCGTCGAGATCAATCAACACTCTTCTACTCACTACTCTGGTAACTATACTTTCTACTTACAAGAAAAGAAGAAGAATCAAGAAGTTGCTTGGAAACATTACGAAGAGCAACAAGCCGAGATCAAACGGACCGAAGAGTACATTCAGAAAAATATCGTCCGCGCTTCAACTACTAAGATGGCCCAAAGTCGTCGTAAAAAGCTCGAACACATGGATGTCTTAGACCGTCCCGGCAGTGATCAAGGTTCAGTTCACTTCTCATTTGAAATCGACAAAGAAAGTGGTAACGACGTGCTTTTGGTCAAAGATGCTGCTATCGGTTACGATGATCGGATCATGTCTGAACCTATCAATTTGGATGTCAAAAAAGGCGAACGTGTCGGTATCATCGGACCTAACGGTATCGGTAAGTCAACTTTCTTGAAATCAATCCTTGGAAAAATTCCGATGATCAAAGGAACTTCCCAATTTGGCGCCAACGTTCAAGTCGGTTACTACGACCAGAATCTAAAAGGACTCGATCCTAAAAAAGACGTCTTGCACGAAATCTGGGACCTCTATCCTAGACTCGACGAACAAATCATCCGTAAGAAATTAGGAGCCTTCCTGTTCAGTGGCGACGACGTTCTAAAACCTGTAGCTGGATTATCCGGTGGTGAAAAAGCCCGTTTGACTTTGACCAAATTATCTATGGAACACGATAACTTCTTGATCATGGATGAGCCCACTAACCACTTGGACATCGACAGTAAGGAAGTTCTTGAAGATGCCCTAAAGGAATTCCCTGGAACAGTTCTCTTCGTATCCCATGACCGTTACCTTTTGAACACTTTGGCCAATCGTATCGTCGATATCGGCGAACACGGCAGCAAAATTTATCTCGGTGACTACGACTACTACGTTGAAAAAACTTCTGATACACCAGTGGTCGAAGAAACTAAGAAAGCTCCAACTGTCAGTGAAAAGAAAATGGAATATCAACAATCTAAAGAACAACAAAAACAAGAACGTAAATTACGTCGTCAAGTTGAGGATTTAGAAAACCAAATCGCTGAATTGGAAGAAAAAAATGCGGCTATTCAAAAAGAAATGACCAAGGATGAAAACTTAACTTCTTACAGCAAATTGGCTGACTTGCAAAAAGAACTTGATGAGAACAAAGCTAAGCAAGATGAAATCGAAGAAGAATGGACTAATAAGTCGATTGAATTGGAAGATTTTAATAGTTAG
- the csn2-St gene encoding CRISPR-associated protein Csn2-St: MPTHKKDTLLFDFLNSFENDLDIDRSIERLNDELLKIEILLQQHLDNYSNNLQSEFQSFSYADLLKTKLLMGYKERGLDYPLEFMDTELLLDEFLNFLKFRLENTGLPVWLILYNLDSFIAPRDIDYLLIKVKELMKEYDLKLIYLGNSLNNIPLDSSEIDGVVLAADEFNQLLPIDELMESIKLHYPNNFNMSENEITDSLKRIIPFIGIKEKVFISNKDLVLLKVVNDILGYETSYDLKSQSLTGAETKFLED; this comes from the coding sequence GTGCCAACGCATAAGAAAGATACATTGCTATTTGATTTCTTGAATAGTTTTGAAAATGATTTAGATATTGATCGTTCAATTGAACGATTAAACGATGAATTATTGAAAATAGAGATTTTGTTACAACAACATCTAGATAATTATTCAAATAATCTTCAAAGTGAATTTCAGAGCTTTTCTTATGCAGATCTGCTTAAAACAAAATTGTTGATGGGGTACAAGGAAAGAGGATTAGACTATCCATTAGAATTTATGGATACTGAATTATTGCTCGATGAATTCTTGAATTTTTTGAAATTTCGTTTGGAAAATACCGGTTTACCAGTTTGGTTGATACTTTATAACTTAGATAGTTTTATCGCTCCAAGAGATATCGACTATTTATTGATTAAAGTTAAGGAGCTAATGAAAGAGTATGATTTGAAATTAATTTATTTGGGTAATAGTTTGAATAATATTCCACTAGATTCAAGTGAAATTGATGGTGTAGTGTTAGCGGCTGATGAATTTAACCAGTTACTGCCAATCGATGAATTGATGGAATCTATCAAGCTGCATTATCCTAATAACTTTAATATGTCCGAGAATGAGATTACTGATTCATTAAAAAGAATTATTCCGTTTATAGGAATTAAGGAAAAAGTGTTCATATCTAATAAAGATTTGGTATTATTAAAGGTAGTGAACGATATTTTAGGATATGAGACGTCGTATGATCTAAAATCTCAATCACTAACGGGTGCAGAAACCAAATTTTTGGAAGATTAA
- a CDS encoding DUF368 domain-containing protein has product MKRDNFLIRFFKGVIIALGFILPGVSGGVLAAIMGIYERLLSFMAHVRQNFKRDFLYFLPIGLGGIVGIGVLSKPLEYLLAHYQMIVLWGFAGTIIGTLPTLIKESTSRTNRDKIDIVWFFSMFIGGGLFLFFMSEIFGTIPANFFGFIIAGALIALGVLVPGLSPSNLLIILGLYTPMLQGFKSFDPLVFIPIAIGGIISILTFSKAMESLIKHHHSRVYHFILGIVLASTVLILIPSPYSTESISYVGVSGMDWILSIAFFILGCLLALWMSNLEEKYK; this is encoded by the coding sequence ATAAAACGAGATAATTTTTTAATTAGATTTTTCAAAGGTGTCATTATTGCTCTAGGATTCATCTTGCCAGGAGTTTCTGGTGGTGTCCTAGCTGCCATCATGGGAATCTATGAGAGATTGCTGAGTTTCATGGCCCACGTCAGACAAAACTTCAAGCGAGACTTCTTATACTTCTTGCCAATTGGTCTTGGTGGTATCGTCGGAATTGGCGTCCTTTCAAAACCGTTAGAATACTTATTAGCTCATTATCAAATGATTGTACTTTGGGGCTTTGCCGGAACCATTATCGGAACGCTGCCTACTTTGATCAAAGAATCTACTTCGCGGACTAATCGTGACAAAATCGATATTGTTTGGTTCTTTTCAATGTTTATCGGTGGTGGATTGTTCTTGTTCTTCATGAGTGAAATTTTTGGAACTATCCCGGCCAACTTCTTTGGTTTCATCATTGCCGGAGCTTTGATTGCTTTGGGTGTTTTGGTACCAGGATTGAGTCCTTCAAACTTGTTGATAATCTTAGGTTTATATACACCGATGCTCCAAGGTTTTAAGAGTTTTGACCCACTGGTATTCATTCCGATTGCTATTGGAGGAATCATCTCTATTTTGACCTTCTCAAAAGCTATGGAAAGTCTGATCAAACATCATCACTCCCGGGTTTATCATTTCATTCTCGGTATCGTTTTAGCCAGTACAGTTTTGATCTTAATCCCTAGTCCCTACTCGACCGAAAGTATTTCTTACGTTGGTGTCAGCGGAATGGATTGGATCTTGAGTATCGCCTTTTTCATTCTAGGATGTCTGTTAGCCCTATGGATGAGTAATTTAGAAGAAAAATACAAGTAA
- a CDS encoding helix-turn-helix domain-containing protein — translation MPRSKHSLQEKLDLVLGFKESTYPLRTFARKNNIVHKTFRRWVHLFDQYGIDGLKEITKRTKYSYKFKLQVVTDYLEGKGSLETIAYKYGLRNTFQVSDWVFKYNNGKLLKDGSPRKKNSIMKKKITFEERIEIVEYVVKGKHTYKEAAEKYSISYQQVRSWVLKSKDGGYKALIDGRGHHKAKDDLTELDKAHLKIRELESQLKDQKLIEEFAKKLQEIQHRG, via the coding sequence ATGCCTAGAAGTAAACACTCACTTCAAGAAAAGCTAGATTTAGTGCTAGGATTCAAAGAGTCAACTTATCCACTCAGAACATTTGCCAGAAAAAATAATATTGTTCATAAAACTTTTCGTAGATGGGTCCATCTCTTCGATCAATATGGAATCGACGGCCTGAAGGAAATAACAAAGCGTACAAAATATTCATATAAATTTAAATTACAAGTCGTGACAGACTATCTTGAAGGTAAAGGTTCTTTAGAAACCATTGCCTATAAATATGGTTTAAGAAATACTTTTCAAGTATCGGACTGGGTGTTCAAGTATAATAATGGAAAACTGTTGAAGGATGGCTCACCAAGAAAGAAGAATTCCATTATGAAAAAAAAGATAACCTTTGAAGAACGTATCGAAATCGTAGAGTATGTCGTTAAGGGCAAACATACTTATAAGGAAGCTGCAGAAAAGTATTCCATATCTTATCAACAAGTTCGTTCTTGGGTTTTAAAATCCAAGGACGGCGGTTATAAAGCTTTGATCGATGGCCGGGGCCATCACAAAGCAAAAGATGACTTAACAGAATTAGATAAAGCGCATTTAAAAATCAGAGAATTGGAATCCCAATTAAAAGACCAAAAATTAATTGAGGAATTCGCAAAAAAATTGCAAGAAATTCAGCACAGGGGGTGA
- the cas1 gene encoding type II CRISPR-associated endonuclease Cas1, with product MAWRIVHVKEGDVLRLRLDNLEVMKQDNKVFIPLSDITMVVLEGNRTMLSTKLMSRMSQNNVGLVICDDNYLPVGIYLPYGQYHHYSKRAIKQSSWSDEQKGIIWQEVIRQKMNNQLTFARYSGVASERLELMEDLINNLQVGDTTNREGHVAKVYFDSLYGKSFTRNNNCLINAAMNFGYAILRSCMARIVVGNGLVTMLGIFHRNEFNSFNLVDDLMEPYRPLMDYWVNENVLDDKEYLSYESRLKIIEFMNQKIRINNKRMTIDNSMQEYVQSFISAIDETDSSLVIKIDLNNFVGEES from the coding sequence ATGGCTTGGAGAATTGTTCACGTCAAAGAAGGGGATGTTCTACGGCTCCGATTAGATAATTTAGAGGTCATGAAACAAGATAATAAAGTTTTTATTCCGTTATCCGATATTACGATGGTAGTTTTGGAAGGTAATCGAACGATGCTATCGACTAAATTAATGTCACGAATGAGCCAAAATAATGTTGGGTTGGTGATTTGTGATGATAACTATTTGCCGGTTGGAATTTATTTACCCTATGGACAATATCATCATTATTCCAAGCGAGCAATTAAGCAATCGTCATGGAGCGATGAACAAAAGGGTATTATTTGGCAAGAAGTAATCAGACAGAAAATGAACAATCAGTTAACCTTTGCTCGATATAGTGGCGTCGCAAGTGAGAGATTAGAATTGATGGAAGATTTGATCAATAATCTACAAGTTGGTGACACGACTAATCGTGAAGGACATGTGGCTAAGGTTTATTTTGATTCTTTATATGGCAAAAGTTTTACTAGAAATAACAATTGTTTGATCAATGCCGCAATGAATTTTGGTTATGCAATACTTCGTTCTTGTATGGCTCGAATCGTAGTTGGTAATGGCTTGGTTACGATGCTTGGTATCTTTCATCGAAATGAGTTTAATAGCTTTAACTTAGTTGATGACTTAATGGAACCCTATCGACCGTTAATGGATTATTGGGTCAATGAGAATGTTCTTGATGACAAAGAATACTTGAGTTATGAATCGAGATTGAAAATTATTGAATTTATGAATCAGAAAATCAGAATCAATAATAAAAGGATGACGATTGATAATTCAATGCAAGAGTACGTTCAAAGTTTCATCAGTGCTATTGACGAAACTGATTCTAGTTTAGTTATAAAAATCGACCTAAATAATTTTGTGGGAGAGGAAAGTTGA